One Conger conger chromosome 18, fConCon1.1, whole genome shotgun sequence DNA window includes the following coding sequences:
- the LOC133117861 gene encoding uncharacterized protein LOC133117861 isoform X1 → MLEIPETQPTKPEADRRDNECIGQKRSATANRGMKVEPDFVNFAPTEELQFLRARVQELEREKAEMAEENRRLKDLLINEIPSLLTSMKQTLSVCTARVSGPDFAHAHPGADSPSFGQSVTDGSEFIHAAPACVRKPERSEFMQTIPTSAPRRPDAVPFVPAMPSGLGRDDGDGEYVVTDDDGGVVCPVVITDEDCHTCPSSACSSPDLPPARDCSELEHRRISGNDVNHVRQVEVYPGSNVFCEARAWHAAIQAPSPTAMARTLLLGVFDMDTLLHSNLRGGRSRRPTFPNHRAGLDPHKLDAIYSTLAFLALSPNTHPPVPGSVLRQPCTLSTPTSPPLFTHSPPHPAPVCFSLTHSRSCSRSHGPIHSQRRLMHTLPVSCT, encoded by the exons GGAATGAAGGTGGAGCCAGATTTCGTGAACTTCGCCCCCACAGAGGAGCTGCAGTTCCTGCGGGCGCGGGTGCAGGAGCTGGAGCGGGAGAAGGCCGAAATGGCGGAGGAGAACCGGAGACTGAAGGACTTGCTGATAAACG AGATTCCCTCTCTTCTCACCTCCATGAAGCAGACCCTGTCGGTCTGCACGGCCAGAGTGAGCGGCCCGGACtttgcacacgcacacccggGGGCGGACAGCCCGAGCTTCGGCCAATCGGTGACGGACGGGTCGGAGTTCATCCACGCGGCGCCGGCCTGCGTGCGGAAGCCCGAGAGGTCGGAGTTCATGCAGACCATCCCCACCAGCGCCCCCCGGAGGCCGGACGCGGTCCCGTTCGTGCCCGCCATGCCGTCCGGCCTGGGCAGGGACGACGGCGACGGCGAGTACGTGGTCACCGATGACGACGGGGGCGTGGTCTGTCCCGTGGTCATCACGGATGAAGACTGCCACACGTGTCCCAGCTCGGCCTGCAGCTCGCCCGACCTCCCCCCGGCCAGGGACTGCTCGGAGCTGGAGCACCGCCGCATCTCCGGGAACGACGTTAACCAC GTGCGTCAGGTGGAAGTGTACCCAGGCTCCAACGTGTTCTGCGAGGCCAGGGCGTGGCACGCGGCAATCCAAGCGCCGTCACCCACGGCGATGGCACGGACACTGTTGCTAGGCGTGTTCGACATGGACACCCTGTTGCATAGCAACCTGAGAGGAGGGCGGAGCCGGAGGCCCACCTTCCCCAACCACCGTGCGGGCCTGGACCCCCACAAGCTGGACGCTATTTACAGTACACTCGCTTTCCTCGCCCTCTCCCCAAATACGCACCCCCCAGTCCCTGGTTCGGTCCTCCGTCAGCCATGCACCCTCTCAACCCCAACTTCCCCCCCCctgttcactcattcaccaccccaccccgcccctgTGTGTTTTTCGCTCACCCACTCACGTTCGTGCTCACGCAGTCATGGGCCAATTCACTCACAGCGTCGACTCATGCACACATTACCAGTCTCATGTACTTAA
- the LOC133117861 gene encoding uncharacterized protein LOC133117861 isoform X3, with product MLEIPETQPTKPEADRRDNECIGQKRSATANRGMKVEPDFVNFAPTEELQFLRARVQELEREKAEMAEENRRLKDLLINEIPSLLTSMKQTLSVCTARVSGPDFAHAHPGADSPSFGQSVTDGSEFIHAAPACVRKPERSEFMQTIPTSAPRRPDAVPFVPAMPSGLGRDDGDGEYVVTDDDGGVVCPVVITDEDCHTCPSSACSSPDLPPARDCSELEHRRISGNDVNHVRQVEVYPGSNVFCEARAWHAAIQAPSPTAMARTLLLGVFDMDTLLHSNLRGGRSRRPTFPNHRAGLDPHKLDAIYSATLAKFPLARKGQIGTGINSKLSEIRFKSRRASREGRYL from the exons GGAATGAAGGTGGAGCCAGATTTCGTGAACTTCGCCCCCACAGAGGAGCTGCAGTTCCTGCGGGCGCGGGTGCAGGAGCTGGAGCGGGAGAAGGCCGAAATGGCGGAGGAGAACCGGAGACTGAAGGACTTGCTGATAAACG AGATTCCCTCTCTTCTCACCTCCATGAAGCAGACCCTGTCGGTCTGCACGGCCAGAGTGAGCGGCCCGGACtttgcacacgcacacccggGGGCGGACAGCCCGAGCTTCGGCCAATCGGTGACGGACGGGTCGGAGTTCATCCACGCGGCGCCGGCCTGCGTGCGGAAGCCCGAGAGGTCGGAGTTCATGCAGACCATCCCCACCAGCGCCCCCCGGAGGCCGGACGCGGTCCCGTTCGTGCCCGCCATGCCGTCCGGCCTGGGCAGGGACGACGGCGACGGCGAGTACGTGGTCACCGATGACGACGGGGGCGTGGTCTGTCCCGTGGTCATCACGGATGAAGACTGCCACACGTGTCCCAGCTCGGCCTGCAGCTCGCCCGACCTCCCCCCGGCCAGGGACTGCTCGGAGCTGGAGCACCGCCGCATCTCCGGGAACGACGTTAACCAC GTGCGTCAGGTGGAAGTGTACCCAGGCTCCAACGTGTTCTGCGAGGCCAGGGCGTGGCACGCGGCAATCCAAGCGCCGTCACCCACGGCGATGGCACGGACACTGTTGCTAGGCGTGTTCGACATGGACACCCTGTTGCATAGCAACCTGAGAGGAGGGCGGAGCCGGAGGCCCACCTTCCCCAACCACCGTGCGGGCCTGGACCCCCACAAGCTGGACGCTATTTACA GTGCCACTCTGGCGAAGTTCCCGCTGGCCAGGAAGGGACAGATAGGCACCGGGATCAACTCCAAGCTGTCGGAGATCAGATTCAAATCCAGGAGAGCCAGCCGGGAAGGGAGATACTTGTGA
- the LOC133117861 gene encoding uncharacterized protein LOC133117861 isoform X2: MKVEPDFVNFAPTEELQFLRARVQELEREKAEMAEENRRLKDLLINEIPSLLTSMKQTLSVCTARVSGPDFAHAHPGADSPSFGQSVTDGSEFIHAAPACVRKPERSEFMQTIPTSAPRRPDAVPFVPAMPSGLGRDDGDGEYVVTDDDGGVVCPVVITDEDCHTCPSSACSSPDLPPARDCSELEHRRISGNDVNHVRQVEVYPGSNVFCEARAWHAAIQAPSPTAMARTLLLGVFDMDTLLHSNLRGGRSRRPTFPNHRAGLDPHKLDAIYSTLAFLALSPNTHPPVPGSVLRQPCTLSTPTSPPLFTHSPPHPAPVCFSLTHSRSCSRSHGPIHSQRRLMHTLPVSCT, encoded by the exons ATGAAGGTGGAGCCAGATTTCGTGAACTTCGCCCCCACAGAGGAGCTGCAGTTCCTGCGGGCGCGGGTGCAGGAGCTGGAGCGGGAGAAGGCCGAAATGGCGGAGGAGAACCGGAGACTGAAGGACTTGCTGATAAACG AGATTCCCTCTCTTCTCACCTCCATGAAGCAGACCCTGTCGGTCTGCACGGCCAGAGTGAGCGGCCCGGACtttgcacacgcacacccggGGGCGGACAGCCCGAGCTTCGGCCAATCGGTGACGGACGGGTCGGAGTTCATCCACGCGGCGCCGGCCTGCGTGCGGAAGCCCGAGAGGTCGGAGTTCATGCAGACCATCCCCACCAGCGCCCCCCGGAGGCCGGACGCGGTCCCGTTCGTGCCCGCCATGCCGTCCGGCCTGGGCAGGGACGACGGCGACGGCGAGTACGTGGTCACCGATGACGACGGGGGCGTGGTCTGTCCCGTGGTCATCACGGATGAAGACTGCCACACGTGTCCCAGCTCGGCCTGCAGCTCGCCCGACCTCCCCCCGGCCAGGGACTGCTCGGAGCTGGAGCACCGCCGCATCTCCGGGAACGACGTTAACCAC GTGCGTCAGGTGGAAGTGTACCCAGGCTCCAACGTGTTCTGCGAGGCCAGGGCGTGGCACGCGGCAATCCAAGCGCCGTCACCCACGGCGATGGCACGGACACTGTTGCTAGGCGTGTTCGACATGGACACCCTGTTGCATAGCAACCTGAGAGGAGGGCGGAGCCGGAGGCCCACCTTCCCCAACCACCGTGCGGGCCTGGACCCCCACAAGCTGGACGCTATTTACAGTACACTCGCTTTCCTCGCCCTCTCCCCAAATACGCACCCCCCAGTCCCTGGTTCGGTCCTCCGTCAGCCATGCACCCTCTCAACCCCAACTTCCCCCCCCctgttcactcattcaccaccccaccccgcccctgTGTGTTTTTCGCTCACCCACTCACGTTCGTGCTCACGCAGTCATGGGCCAATTCACTCACAGCGTCGACTCATGCACACATTACCAGTCTCATGTACTTAA